The Akkermansia sp. N21116 genome includes a region encoding these proteins:
- the gadC gene encoding putative glutamine/gamma-aminobutyrate antiporter GadC, which produces MGVFTLAMINISAIVSLRGMPAESTYGLSSVFYYIFAAAFFLIPVSLVAAELTTGWPQKGGVFRWVGEAFGPKWGFLAIWLQWIESTIWFPTVLTFAAVSLAFIGPDQRWDEALAANKWYALIIVLAVYWSATFLNFRGMKMSGMITKWGTMIGTVIPAAVLILFGAYYWLSGHPVLIDMSADKLIPDLTKFDNIVLAASIFLFYAGMEMSAVHVKEVRNPGRNYPLSILISAIITVSIFVFGTLAIGFIIPEAKINLVQSLLITYDEYFKMFGLSWFGGIMALCLAVGVLAQVTAWVMGPSKGLLQVGMAGYLPPAMQKVNTNNVQTGILFIQGGVVTVLSILFVVMPSVQTAYQIISQLTIILYLIMYMLMFASGIYLRHSEPDVPRTFRVPGGKYLGMWIVGGIGLLGSLAAFLVSFIPPAQIPVGSPLLYITILAIGMIFFAGIPFIIFALRKPSWKRELNPEDAFEPFNWEQKKLEDSQK; this is translated from the coding sequence ATGGGGGTTTTCACCTTGGCGATGATTAACATTTCCGCCATCGTCAGCCTTCGCGGCATGCCTGCGGAAAGTACGTACGGACTCAGTTCCGTCTTCTATTACATTTTTGCAGCAGCATTCTTCCTCATCCCGGTTTCCCTGGTAGCGGCCGAGTTGACGACAGGCTGGCCGCAAAAAGGTGGAGTATTTCGATGGGTCGGTGAGGCATTTGGTCCCAAGTGGGGGTTTTTAGCCATTTGGCTTCAATGGATTGAGAGTACGATTTGGTTCCCGACCGTTTTGACGTTTGCCGCTGTTTCTCTGGCGTTCATCGGTCCCGACCAGAGGTGGGACGAAGCCTTGGCAGCCAATAAATGGTATGCATTGATCATTGTTCTTGCCGTTTACTGGTCGGCAACATTTCTGAACTTCCGAGGGATGAAAATGTCCGGGATGATTACGAAATGGGGGACGATGATCGGTACGGTTATTCCTGCAGCCGTATTGATCCTTTTCGGTGCCTATTACTGGCTTTCCGGCCACCCGGTGCTGATTGATATGAGTGCAGACAAGTTGATCCCCGACCTGACGAAGTTCGACAATATTGTATTGGCAGCCAGTATTTTCCTGTTTTACGCAGGGATGGAAATGTCTGCCGTGCACGTTAAGGAAGTCCGCAATCCCGGGCGGAATTATCCGTTGTCTATTTTGATCTCCGCGATTATTACGGTCAGTATCTTTGTGTTCGGCACATTGGCTATTGGTTTCATTATTCCTGAAGCCAAGATCAATCTTGTTCAGAGTTTGTTGATTACTTACGATGAGTACTTTAAAATGTTCGGACTGTCATGGTTCGGCGGGATTATGGCTCTGTGTCTTGCCGTGGGCGTACTCGCTCAGGTGACAGCGTGGGTCATGGGTCCATCCAAGGGCTTGCTGCAAGTCGGGATGGCCGGTTACTTGCCTCCTGCCATGCAGAAGGTGAACACCAATAACGTCCAGACAGGTATTCTGTTCATTCAGGGAGGGGTGGTTACGGTATTGTCAATTCTGTTTGTTGTTATGCCTTCCGTTCAAACTGCTTATCAAATTATTTCCCAATTGACGATTATCCTGTATCTGATCATGTACATGCTGATGTTTGCCTCCGGTATCTATCTGCGCCATTCGGAACCGGATGTTCCGCGTACGTTCCGCGTACCTGGCGGCAAGTACCTCGGAATGTGGATTGTCGGAGGGATCGGCTTGCTGGGTAGTCTGGCTGCCTTCCTCGTAAGTTTTATTCCTCCTGCCCAGATCCCTGTCGGCAGCCCGTTGCTTTACATTACGATTCTGGCGATAGGAATGATTTTCTTTGCCGGGATACCGTTTATTATCTTCGCTTTGCGCAAGCCTTCATGGAAGCGTGAACTGAATCCCGAGGATGCTTTTGAACCCTTCAACTGGGAACAGAAGAAGTTGGAAGACTCACAAAAGTAA
- the glsA gene encoding glutaminase A, with protein MHSSLAQAREEYADDHGGRNASYIPALAQVSSNLFGIAAVSCNGDIVEVGDAEVPFAIESISKVFSLAYVIDQIGHRELLSKIGANPTGEPFNSVMAVELHHGKPLNPLVNAGAMATVSLIPGKTPDDIWNTIISNLEAFAGHSLSVDEEIYHSESETNQHNRGIAWLLKSYGYFYNDPDMIVDLYTRMCSVKITARDLAVMGACFCNGGVNPVTGKRVVKDTNVPPVLAEMCMSGLYDSTGTWMYEAGVPGKSGVGGGLLACAPGKLALASYSPPLDVAGNSVRGQKALNRIITEHGLNLFLS; from the coding sequence ATGCATTCTTCCCTCGCACAGGCGAGGGAAGAATATGCCGACGACCATGGTGGCAGGAATGCCAGTTACATTCCTGCGCTTGCCCAGGTTTCCTCGAATTTGTTTGGAATTGCCGCCGTGTCTTGTAACGGAGACATCGTAGAAGTCGGAGATGCGGAAGTCCCGTTTGCCATTGAATCCATTTCCAAGGTATTCAGCCTGGCATACGTGATCGACCAAATCGGTCATCGGGAATTACTGAGCAAAATCGGGGCCAATCCTACAGGAGAGCCTTTCAATTCCGTGATGGCTGTCGAACTCCATCATGGAAAGCCGCTAAATCCCTTGGTAAATGCCGGAGCCATGGCAACCGTCAGCTTGATTCCCGGGAAAACTCCGGATGACATCTGGAACACTATTATTTCCAATCTGGAGGCTTTTGCCGGTCATTCCCTGTCAGTAGACGAGGAGATCTATCATTCTGAAAGTGAAACGAATCAGCACAACCGGGGCATTGCCTGGCTGCTGAAAAGCTACGGATATTTCTACAATGACCCTGACATGATCGTGGATTTGTACACGCGCATGTGCTCCGTGAAGATTACGGCGCGGGATCTGGCTGTCATGGGGGCGTGTTTTTGCAACGGAGGCGTCAATCCTGTGACGGGGAAGCGTGTCGTCAAAGATACCAATGTTCCTCCGGTTCTTGCAGAGATGTGTATGAGCGGTTTGTACGATTCTACCGGGACATGGATGTACGAGGCCGGGGTACCGGGTAAGAGTGGCGTTGGAGGCGGCCTTCTTGCCTGTGCGCCGGGCAAATTGGCTCTGGCGTCTTATTCCCCGCCTCTGGATGTCGCGGGCAACAGTGTCCGTGGACAGAAGGCATTGAATCGCATTATTACCGAGCATGGCCTCAATTTGTTCCTGAGCTGA
- a CDS encoding PDZ domain-containing protein, with protein MISSPAAEIYVSPAGNDTGTGSANAPFQSVHAALEAARIQSGKGEKNNTIFLQDGTYYLTRPLVLHPEDSNLTIKAFNPGKAIISGARPLQISWEPYRDGIMKASVPRNTRMDALFIDGKRQRMARYPNARGGKDIFDGYAADAVSPERIARWQHPETGFFHALHMSRWGGMHYRITGKNADGSVSLEGGWQNNRPSGPHQTYRFVENIFEELDTPGEWYLDEKESILYFYPETGVDLSRAKVEITVLERLLEFKGTQENPVRNVHVRDLVLTQTNRTFMKNKEPLLRSDWTIYRNGAILMEGTEGCSVTGTDFADLGGDAVFVNNYNRKVCIESCYIHDIGGNGVAFVGDRDASRSPRDYKDAGNFSWDTLDKAPGPRSADYPADCMVKDCLITRTGQVEKQTAPVQIAMAEGIQVIHCSLYNVPRAGINIGDGCWGGHLIDGCDIFDTVQETSDHGSFNSWGRDRFWNLKGLDMNDLTNWNEIRDIPFLDARKTTIIKNSRWRCDHGWDIDLDDGSGNYEIFNNLLLNRGLKLREGFGRKVYNNIIVNNALHPHVWYKRSGDVVERNIFFVDGYFPAGGMPSKPWGERLDSNFVHVPGMKGVREAHGLQEASGNDVHSKMGDALFVNPSGGDYRVKPGSPALQTGFRNFPMEFGVVSPRLKKIAKTPVLPSYNPAVPGGMPQTESFASLGMEGRSIKGMGDVSAYGLSGETGVLILKLEPSGKLYRAGVRQDDVIIAIDEQPVKNTASLYDRLKNKKSIHMTISRKQSEMEIEINL; from the coding sequence ATGATTTCATCTCCTGCTGCTGAGATCTATGTGTCTCCTGCAGGAAACGATACCGGGACCGGAAGTGCGAATGCTCCCTTTCAATCGGTCCATGCAGCATTGGAAGCCGCTCGGATTCAATCCGGGAAAGGGGAGAAAAACAACACAATTTTCCTTCAGGACGGAACCTATTATTTGACCCGGCCTCTTGTACTTCATCCGGAGGACTCCAATCTGACAATCAAGGCATTCAATCCCGGAAAGGCCATTATAAGCGGTGCCAGGCCGCTTCAGATTTCCTGGGAACCCTATCGTGATGGCATCATGAAAGCTTCCGTTCCCCGGAATACCCGGATGGACGCTCTGTTCATCGATGGAAAACGTCAACGCATGGCGAGGTATCCCAATGCCAGAGGCGGAAAGGATATATTTGACGGCTATGCTGCAGACGCTGTTTCCCCCGAACGCATTGCCCGTTGGCAGCACCCCGAAACGGGCTTCTTCCACGCTCTGCATATGAGCAGGTGGGGAGGGATGCATTACAGGATTACAGGGAAAAATGCGGACGGTTCCGTTTCTCTTGAAGGAGGCTGGCAGAATAACCGACCTTCCGGCCCGCACCAAACGTATCGCTTTGTCGAAAATATTTTTGAAGAACTGGATACTCCCGGCGAGTGGTATCTGGATGAAAAGGAATCCATTTTGTATTTTTATCCGGAGACTGGAGTGGATTTATCTCGGGCCAAGGTGGAAATAACTGTTTTGGAACGTCTTCTGGAATTCAAGGGAACACAGGAAAACCCGGTTCGCAACGTCCATGTGCGGGATCTTGTTCTGACGCAGACGAATCGTACTTTTATGAAGAACAAGGAACCTCTTTTGCGGAGTGATTGGACGATTTACCGCAACGGGGCCATCTTGATGGAGGGAACGGAAGGCTGTTCCGTTACTGGTACGGATTTTGCCGACCTGGGAGGGGATGCCGTATTCGTCAATAATTACAATAGAAAGGTTTGTATTGAGTCCTGCTACATTCACGATATTGGCGGAAATGGAGTAGCTTTTGTCGGGGACAGGGATGCCTCCCGTTCTCCGCGCGACTACAAGGACGCTGGAAATTTTTCATGGGATACGTTGGACAAAGCTCCCGGACCACGCAGTGCCGATTACCCTGCTGACTGTATGGTGAAGGACTGTCTAATAACACGGACCGGACAAGTGGAAAAACAGACTGCTCCCGTGCAAATTGCTATGGCGGAAGGTATTCAGGTGATTCACTGTTCGTTGTACAACGTCCCCAGGGCGGGTATCAATATCGGAGACGGTTGCTGGGGTGGTCATCTTATCGACGGGTGCGACATTTTCGATACCGTGCAGGAAACTTCCGACCACGGTTCGTTCAATTCCTGGGGGCGCGACCGGTTTTGGAATCTCAAGGGTCTTGATATGAACGATTTAACGAACTGGAATGAGATTCGTGATATCCCTTTTCTGGATGCCCGCAAGACGACCATTATCAAGAATAGCCGCTGGAGATGCGACCATGGCTGGGATATCGACCTCGACGACGGTTCCGGGAATTATGAGATCTTCAACAACCTATTGCTCAACAGAGGGTTGAAGCTCCGGGAAGGTTTTGGCCGTAAAGTGTACAACAACATTATCGTCAACAATGCTCTTCATCCTCATGTTTGGTACAAGCGTTCCGGCGATGTGGTAGAACGCAACATTTTCTTCGTAGACGGATATTTCCCGGCTGGCGGCATGCCCTCCAAACCATGGGGAGAAAGACTGGATTCCAACTTTGTCCATGTGCCGGGTATGAAGGGAGTGCGGGAAGCGCATGGTCTGCAAGAAGCGTCCGGCAATGATGTCCATTCAAAAATGGGAGATGCCCTTTTTGTAAATCCGTCGGGAGGCGACTACCGGGTTAAGCCGGGTTCTCCTGCCCTCCAAACAGGATTCCGTAATTTTCCGATGGAGTTCGGCGTTGTTTCCCCGAGGTTGAAAAAGATAGCGAAAACACCCGTATTGCCTTCCTACAATCCGGCTGTACCTGGAGGAATGCCCCAAACGGAATCTTTTGCTTCCCTGGGCATGGAGGGGCGCAGCATCAAAGGAATGGGGGATGTTTCCGCATACGGACTTTCAGGCGAAACGGGTGTTCTGATCCTGAAATTGGAACCTTCCGGGAAACTGTATCGTGCCGGTGTCCGCCAGGACGATGTCATCATTGCTATCGATGAACAGCCTGTCAAAAATACGGCATCTCTCTACGACAGGCTCAAAAATAAGAAATCAATTCATATGACAATTAGTAGGAAACAATCCGAAATGGAGATTGAAATAAATTTGTAA